The following are from one region of the Acidobacteriota bacterium genome:
- a CDS encoding amidase yields the protein MKPKKELLNSRRGFLKTTAQASAVVFVGSRVKAAAEPPFIIRDFELEEITIAELQAGMKTGKYTARSLVESYLSRIEAIDKNGPAVNSVIELNPDALAIADALDKEQRETGSRSQLHGIPMLIKDNIDTADRMRTSAGSLALDQSTPAKDAFVAQKLREAGAIILGKTNLSEWANFRSTHSTSGWSGRGGLTKNPYALDRNPCGSSSGSGVAAAANLCAAAIGTETDGSIVCPSNMNSLVGIKPTVGLVSRAGIIPISHTQDTAGPMCRTVTDAAIVLGALTGIDPRDKTTLQSRGKALTDYTKFLDANGLKGARLGIVRKSFGFNPAVDILMNEAIAAMKRAGAIIVDPANIPHVGEYDDSEFEVLLYEFKADLNAYLAGLGAKAPAKSLKELIDYNQKHRDREMPYFEQEIFMRSEAKGDLKSPAYLKALAKNLRLSRTEGIDAVMLKHKLDALIAPTGGPPWTTDLVNGDHFSGGLSSPPAVAGYPHITMPLGYIFGLPVGISFAGRAYTEPTLIKIAYAFEQISKVRKPPKFLPTADLR from the coding sequence ATGAAGCCTAAAAAAGAATTGCTAAATAGTCGCAGAGGTTTTCTCAAAACCACCGCTCAGGCGAGCGCCGTGGTCTTCGTTGGCTCCAGGGTGAAAGCCGCTGCCGAGCCGCCTTTTATCATTCGAGATTTTGAACTCGAAGAGATAACCATCGCGGAACTGCAAGCGGGGATGAAAACCGGAAAATACACGGCGCGGTCACTGGTCGAATCATACCTATCGCGTATCGAAGCGATTGATAAAAATGGTCCCGCCGTCAATTCCGTCATCGAACTCAACCCCGACGCCCTGGCAATTGCCGACGCTCTGGATAAAGAACAACGTGAAACCGGCTCCCGTAGCCAATTACACGGCATCCCCATGTTAATCAAAGACAACATCGACACCGCCGACCGCATGCGCACTTCTGCCGGTTCCCTGGCGCTTGACCAGTCCACTCCGGCAAAAGATGCTTTCGTCGCACAAAAACTCAGAGAAGCGGGAGCAATTATTTTAGGCAAAACCAACTTGAGCGAATGGGCAAATTTTCGTTCGACCCATTCGACCAGTGGTTGGAGCGGACGCGGCGGACTGACGAAAAATCCTTATGCGCTGGATCGCAACCCTTGCGGCTCAAGTTCCGGTTCGGGGGTTGCCGCAGCAGCAAACCTCTGCGCCGCCGCCATCGGCACCGAAACCGATGGCTCAATCGTTTGCCCTTCAAATATGAATTCGCTGGTTGGCATCAAACCCACAGTCGGTCTCGTCAGTCGCGCCGGCATCATTCCGATTTCGCATACACAGGACACCGCAGGCCCGATGTGCCGAACCGTCACCGATGCGGCAATCGTTTTGGGGGCGCTGACCGGCATTGACCCGCGCGATAAAACCACTTTGCAGAGTCGCGGAAAAGCTTTAACCGATTACACCAAATTTTTAGACGCCAATGGACTCAAAGGCGCGCGGCTTGGCATCGTCAGAAAATCGTTTGGCTTTAATCCTGCGGTCGATATTTTAATGAACGAAGCGATTGCTGCAATGAAACGCGCCGGCGCAATCATCGTTGACCCGGCGAATATTCCGCACGTCGGCGAATACGACGATTCGGAATTTGAAGTGCTGTTGTATGAATTCAAAGCCGATTTGAATGCTTACCTTGCCGGACTTGGCGCAAAAGCTCCGGCAAAATCTCTGAAAGAATTGATTGATTACAACCAAAAACACCGCGACCGCGAGATGCCCTATTTTGAACAGGAGATTTTTATGCGGTCGGAAGCCAAAGGCGATTTGAAAAGCCCCGCGTATTTAAAAGCCCTTGCGAAAAACTTGCGCCTGTCGCGCACCGAAGGCATTGATGCGGTGATGTTGAAACATAAACTCGACGCCTTGATTGCACCGACAGGTGGTCCGCCGTGGACGACCGATTTAGTCAATGGCGATCATTTTTCGGGCGGATTATCCAGTCCTCCGGCGGTTGCCGGTTATCCGCATATCACGATGCCGCTCGGCTATATTTTCGGTTTGCCGGTCGGCATTTCATTTGCGGGTAGAGCCTATACGGAACCGACGTTAATCAAAATCGCCTATGCCTTTGAGCAGATTTCAAAGGTGCGCAAGCCGCCGAAATTTCTGCCAACCGCTGACCTGCGTTAG